The Planctomycetaceae bacterium nucleotide sequence TGGCGGGGCAGGGATCGGCATTTCGCTGATCTATTTCCTGGTGGTTCGGGATCGACCGTCCGAACATGGCTCATGCAACGAAGCGGAGAAGAATCTGATCGGTCAACCAGTGGATGATCGCAAACCGGAACTGAGTGATGTTCTGAAGATGATTCTGGCGTTTTGCAGAAGTCGTAGTCTCTGGCTGAATTCACTGGGCCAGTTCTGCATCAACGTCGGCTGGGCTTTTCTGATCACCTGGCTTCCGACGTATTTGAAGGAAGTACACAAAGTGTCGGACGCGGAAGGCGCAAAAATGGTGTCGATCGTGCTTTCGACCGGTATGCTGGGGCAGTTAATCGGCGGGCGGGCAACGGACTGGAGCGTTCGGCGATTTGGACTTCGTTTTGGTCGTGTTCTACCGATCACAGTGGCTAATTTTGTCGCCGGAGGGGCGTATCTGATGTGTATGACGCTCGATTCGCCGTGGGCCATTGTCGCGTGCTGCTCCATGGTTTCAATGATGACCGATGTCGGTAATCCATCCATTTGGGCATTCATGCAGGATGTGGGTGGGCGCAATACGGGGGCCATCTTCGGATGGGCAAACATGTGGGGAAATTTTGGTGCAGCAGCCAGCGCGAAAATGGTGCCATTGTTAGTGGCAGCCGGTGCTGCTAACGGATCTGGCCAGAATCTGGTCTTCATCGCCTGTGCAAGTGCATTCTTTATTGCAGGAACTGCCGCATTGGGAATGGACGCGACGAAGCCACTAAAAGCGACCTCCGGCGATTAATTGCACACAACGTCCGCTGAATAGAAAACTTGTTTCAACGATTGTGAATCGGTAGCCTTTGTCCGCAGCAAGCGAGATTCAAGACACCCGGACTGCCGCACCTGTCTGTTGCAGAAAAGGCGTCCATGTAACGACCTCGGGAAGTTAGTCCCCCCATGAATTCACCGAAGAATGTTTTTGAGTTTGACCAGCAAGGGAATGTCCTGGTTGTCACACCGAATGGGCCATTCATGGAATTCCGCGACAATGATATTCGCAATGCCTACAACGATGCCTACCGACTCTTGTGTGCAGAAGACGTGAAGCACCTGCTGATCGATTTTTCTCGTCTGGATTATTTTGGTTCTACCTTTGTAGGAATACTGATTCGGCTGTCAAAGAAAGTTCGTGGCGATGGAGGTGAGGCGTATCTCTGCCATCTGACCGACAACATGCGACAGATGATGAAAACTTTGATGTTGCTTGAAAACACGAAGACAGACTTCTTCTGGCGGCAGTGTGGGTCTCTGGAAGAAGGCCTGGCTTCGCTGAAATGACAGCCTGCGGGTCAGCCAGGTCAGACTGTTTTCCAGCCCATAACTGTTTGCAGGGCTCCATTCCGCAGATGGGCTGCAGCCGCTCTTATGGCATCACGTTTTCTGTTCGCGCCGGGCAATCAGAATTGCCGGCAATAACAGCAGATCGCCGACCAGAGCCAGCAGGAGCAGAGTGACCATCAGGATCGCAAAGCGACTGGTAGGTACAAAATCACTGAATGAGAAGATGAACAGGCCCAGCCCGCACGAGACAGATGTCTGTATCATGGCAGCGCCGCAGTGCTGCAGGGCGTAAAGTGTGGCGTGTTTTCGATCGTAACCTTGTGCGGAACCGCGACGAAAAAACGTGAGGAAATGAAGTGTGTCGTCGACGGCCACTCCGAGGGCCACACTTGCTGTCATGACGGAGCCAATATCCAGCGGCTGATTCAGCCATCCCATCATTCCAAACGCAACAACAATAGGAAAGACATTTGAAACCATGGCGACGAGACCATTGATGATTCCTGCTTCGACGATTGTCATGGTCAGAGTAATAACCGCCAGTGCCGACAGCAGACTAGAGAACAGGTCCTTTAGTAACCGCCCCTGAATCTCGTGTACGAGCGGCATGATGCCGGATGTCGAAACCGAGACCGAAGAATACTTGTCGGCATTCTGGATCAGGAATTCCTGCGATGCCTGATCTACCTCCCGCAACAGTTGACCGTAATCGACCGGATGAAGTGCGCTTGTGCGGGCCGTCATTCGCCAGTATTCGCCGTTTTCGTCAACCCGAAGCATGTCCGCCTGCTGGAATCCGGCTTTCGACAAAGCGATGGCACGGTTCAGAGCATTGATGCGCATGACTCGTGGAAGATTGCTTTCTTCCGGGATGGGAGGGAAGAAGGCCAGTGCAGAGGTTGTGCGCGAGAGTGATGGCCGTTTTGAAAGGGATCGATCAATTTCGTAT carries:
- a CDS encoding MFS transporter encodes the protein MSGDSNDNQVPSPYVSPLPSDPSTRPTVVRYQIVAISVLMAFILYLDRICLGEIVKTDAFIEDMNLPPEEAKSRIGSILGAFFFTYALFQVPAGWMSDRLGARKVLAFYIFLWSLLTGLTGFVAGTAGLLVMRLGVGVAQAGAYPTSSAIVRRWVPLNGRGLASSLVSFGGRLGGAAAPYLTMFLILTVGGWRQTLWIYGGAGIGISLIYFLVVRDRPSEHGSCNEAEKNLIGQPVDDRKPELSDVLKMILAFCRSRSLWLNSLGQFCINVGWAFLITWLPTYLKEVHKVSDAEGAKMVSIVLSTGMLGQLIGGRATDWSVRRFGLRFGRVLPITVANFVAGGAYLMCMTLDSPWAIVACCSMVSMMTDVGNPSIWAFMQDVGGRNTGAIFGWANMWGNFGAAASAKMVPLLVAAGAANGSGQNLVFIACASAFFIAGTAALGMDATKPLKATSGD
- a CDS encoding STAS domain-containing protein produces the protein MNSPKNVFEFDQQGNVLVVTPNGPFMEFRDNDIRNAYNDAYRLLCAEDVKHLLIDFSRLDYFGSTFVGILIRLSKKVRGDGGEAYLCHLTDNMRQMMKTLMLLENTKTDFFWRQCGSLEEGLASLK